The following proteins are encoded in a genomic region of Candidatus Nitrospira nitrificans:
- a CDS encoding NAD-dependent malic enzyme, translating to MRDVGPYSNYRLTVRLELANKPGIFAGVAALLAEEQANLGAVDLVSATKTRMVRDITFDVQNEEHGEKVLARLGELPDVTVLSASDRIFLLHLGGKIRVGSKFPISTRNVLSMVYTPGVGRVAQAIAKDRSKVYTFTSKSNSVAVVSDGSAVLGLGNLGPEAALPVMEGKVMLFKELANIDAWPICVNTQEPDEIVRIVQGIAPGFGGINLEDISAPRCFEIERKLKQSLDIPVMHDDQHGTAVVLLAALTNALRVTGKPLDQVRIVVNGLGAAGTACCRMLLAAGAAHVLGCDKEGIILYGEAEQLRACRSDLRACFTRDHPKGTFRDALKGADVFIGLSVGNVVTADDLELMAPERIVFALANPDPEVPPELGTAHSTIFATGRSDYPNQINNALAFPGIFRGALDVQAGEINEAMKLAAAQAIAHVIPEGTLSEDYIIPSVFDKEVVPCVARAVAAAARASGVARRRAKADDSPIFE from the coding sequence ATGAGAGACGTCGGGCCATATTCCAATTACCGGTTGACGGTTCGCCTCGAACTGGCGAACAAACCAGGCATTTTCGCCGGAGTGGCGGCGCTGTTGGCGGAAGAACAGGCCAATCTCGGCGCCGTCGATCTTGTATCGGCGACCAAGACGCGCATGGTCCGGGACATCACGTTCGACGTGCAGAACGAGGAGCACGGCGAAAAAGTTCTCGCTCGATTGGGTGAGTTGCCGGATGTGACCGTGCTGTCGGCCTCCGATCGTATTTTTCTCCTTCATCTGGGAGGCAAAATCCGGGTGGGGAGCAAGTTCCCGATCAGCACCAGAAATGTCCTTTCAATGGTCTATACCCCCGGCGTCGGTCGCGTCGCTCAGGCGATCGCGAAAGACAGGTCGAAAGTCTACACCTTTACGAGCAAGAGCAATAGCGTCGCGGTCGTCTCGGATGGGTCCGCGGTGTTGGGGTTGGGCAATCTCGGCCCCGAGGCGGCGCTTCCGGTCATGGAAGGGAAGGTGATGCTCTTCAAGGAGCTGGCGAATATCGATGCCTGGCCCATCTGCGTGAATACACAAGAGCCGGACGAAATCGTGCGGATTGTCCAAGGGATCGCGCCGGGATTCGGCGGGATCAATTTGGAAGACATCAGCGCGCCTCGTTGTTTCGAGATAGAGCGGAAACTGAAACAGTCGCTCGACATTCCCGTGATGCATGATGATCAGCATGGCACGGCCGTAGTGCTTCTGGCCGCGTTGACGAATGCGCTTCGGGTCACGGGGAAACCGCTGGACCAGGTTCGGATTGTCGTCAATGGCCTTGGCGCCGCGGGAACGGCATGCTGCCGCATGTTGTTGGCCGCTGGCGCGGCGCATGTGCTGGGATGCGACAAGGAGGGCATCATCCTGTATGGGGAGGCCGAGCAACTACGGGCTTGCCGGTCCGATCTTCGCGCCTGTTTCACGCGAGATCATCCGAAAGGCACGTTCCGTGATGCGTTGAAAGGCGCCGATGTCTTTATCGGCCTGTCTGTCGGCAATGTGGTCACAGCCGACGATCTCGAGCTGATGGCGCCGGAGCGAATTGTTTTTGCACTGGCGAATCCGGATCCGGAGGTTCCGCCGGAGCTCGGCACCGCGCACTCCACGATTTTCGCGACCGGACGATCGGATTATCCGAACCAGATCAACAATGCGCTGGCATTTCCCGGGATTTTCCGGGGCGCGCTCGATGTTCAGGCCGGCGAGATCAATGAAGCCATGAAGTTGGCCGCCGCGCAAGCCATTGCCCATGTGATTCCGGAGGGCACGTTGAGCGAAGACTACATTATTCCCAGCGTGTTCGATAAGGAAGTCGTTCCTTGTGTCGCGCGGGCCGTCGCCGCCGCCGCGCGAGCCAGCGGGGTCGCCAGACGGCGGGCCAAAGCGGACGATTCCCCCATCTTTGAGTAA
- the rnd gene encoding ribonuclease D: protein MTTPQRYITSATALIELCEQLRDSPRLALDTEFVGEETFVPKLELIQVATEHTAAIIDFPAVLSGGALDRFWEIVCDGRVQKVVHAGRQDLDLFAVHAGQIPKPFFDTQIAAAMVGFGPQVAYANLVQRVHGKRLDKAHTFTNWSARPLSHDQLAYALEDVTFLLAIHDHLHGRLSKLGRLQWAHEEFSRLEGAVGETRREPQERYQRIRGWDQLKPKSAVVLRELAAWREGEAKRRNVPRSRVVRDEVLLQLARQPPRHPDELRKVRGLHASEIDRNGESILAAIHAALALPSSAWPVPAKERKPEPESNGFVELLQAIVKARALEKEIAPTLLATTADLQELVEAKTNRSALDLPLLRGWRRILVGELLLDTLDGKVAFSVDQRTRTIRWARSEPSSDR, encoded by the coding sequence ATGACCACCCCACAACGGTACATCACGAGCGCGACCGCGCTCATCGAATTGTGCGAGCAACTGCGCGACAGCCCTCGTCTGGCGCTCGATACGGAATTCGTGGGCGAAGAGACGTTTGTGCCGAAGCTCGAACTGATTCAGGTCGCCACTGAACACACGGCCGCCATCATCGACTTTCCAGCCGTTCTATCCGGAGGCGCGCTCGATCGGTTCTGGGAGATTGTCTGCGATGGGCGGGTTCAGAAGGTCGTGCATGCCGGGCGGCAAGACCTGGATCTCTTTGCCGTCCATGCCGGACAAATCCCAAAGCCGTTCTTCGATACGCAGATTGCCGCGGCGATGGTCGGCTTCGGCCCGCAGGTTGCCTATGCCAACCTGGTCCAACGGGTGCATGGAAAGAGGCTGGACAAAGCCCATACCTTTACGAATTGGAGTGCTCGCCCGTTGTCCCATGATCAACTGGCCTATGCGCTGGAGGATGTGACGTTTTTGTTGGCCATCCATGACCATCTGCACGGCCGGCTGTCCAAACTTGGAAGGCTCCAGTGGGCGCATGAAGAGTTCTCTCGCCTTGAAGGAGCCGTCGGCGAGACTCGTCGAGAGCCACAAGAGCGCTACCAACGCATACGAGGATGGGATCAACTCAAGCCGAAATCCGCCGTCGTGCTTCGGGAGCTTGCCGCCTGGCGCGAGGGCGAAGCGAAACGGAGAAATGTGCCACGAAGTCGGGTCGTCCGGGATGAAGTGCTGCTTCAGCTGGCGCGACAGCCTCCACGACATCCGGATGAGTTGCGCAAAGTCAGAGGTCTCCATGCGTCGGAAATCGATCGCAATGGAGAGTCGATACTCGCCGCGATTCACGCGGCGCTTGCGCTTCCATCCTCGGCGTGGCCGGTGCCCGCCAAGGAACGGAAGCCGGAACCGGAATCGAACGGATTTGTCGAGTTGCTGCAGGCGATCGTCAAGGCGCGCGCGCTGGAAAAAGAGATTGCGCCGACTTTGTTGGCCACCACGGCCGACCTGCAGGAATTGGTCGAGGCCAAAACGAATCGATCGGCGCTGGATCTCCCGCTCTTGCGGGGATGGAGACGAATCTTGGTGGGTGAGCTATTGCTTGACACGCTGGACGGGAAGGTCGCCTTCAGCGTCGATCAACGCACAAGGACGATTCGGTGGGCGCGCTCCGAACCGTCCTCCGACCGCTGA
- a CDS encoding J domain-containing protein, translated as MPFSTAKFLKFRSGMQKRIGSLRSKTEDSLEIAVDTMMEERVDGFFQVEQGLEEVIKSLVEIEEELEAIRDLTGAMRLESRLEFVEDRWDEFDSEIRERPRRRRKRVSLADMLKAASGSGQLSESPHAVTNAVDAYAIMGVEFGSSLADVTAAFRLKAKQLHPDANNGDRSSEPELRRMLEAYQFLKEYLSLSNTEPMSPPDRSYSPSE; from the coding sequence ATGCCGTTCTCGACCGCGAAATTTCTGAAATTCCGAAGCGGCATGCAAAAACGCATCGGTTCGCTCCGTTCAAAGACGGAAGACAGCCTGGAAATCGCCGTTGATACGATGATGGAAGAACGAGTGGATGGGTTCTTTCAGGTTGAACAGGGGCTTGAGGAAGTCATCAAATCCCTCGTCGAGATCGAAGAAGAATTGGAGGCGATCCGAGATCTGACGGGAGCCATGCGTCTCGAGTCCAGACTGGAGTTCGTCGAAGACCGGTGGGATGAATTCGACAGCGAAATTCGTGAGCGCCCTCGACGGCGTCGCAAGCGGGTCAGTCTCGCCGATATGCTCAAGGCCGCGAGCGGATCCGGACAGTTGTCGGAGAGTCCACATGCCGTGACGAACGCCGTGGATGCCTATGCGATCATGGGGGTGGAGTTCGGCAGTTCACTCGCCGACGTCACGGCCGCCTTTCGACTCAAGGCGAAACAGTTGCACCCGGATGCGAACAACGGCGATCGCAGTTCAGAACCGGAACTCCGCCGCATGTTGGAAGCCTATCAGTTTCTCAAAGAATACCTCAGTCTCAGCAATACGGAACCGATGTCGCCCCCGGATCGTTCCTACAGCCCGTCTGAGTGA
- the tmk gene encoding dTMP kinase — protein sequence MSEFHIHKTAPHPHPGKLIIVEGIDGSGKSTQLQLLHKWLESKGHKVFFTEWNSSELVKETTKRGKKSKSLTPTTFSLLHATDFASRLYHQILPPLKAGMIVLADRYIYTAFARDVVRGVANEWVRKLYAFAIRPDMAFYFSVPIEVAISRLLRGTRGQFKYYEAGMDMDLSPDVTESFRLFQSQILAEYGKIVDEYGLLTMDATLEIETQQEQMRALVEEALRGYKPRRGTYGRRTLFWRRFEVPRSE from the coding sequence ATGAGCGAATTCCACATCCATAAGACAGCGCCTCATCCCCATCCGGGAAAGCTGATCATCGTCGAAGGCATCGATGGGTCAGGCAAAAGCACCCAACTTCAACTGCTGCATAAATGGCTCGAGTCCAAAGGCCACAAGGTGTTCTTTACCGAATGGAACTCCTCTGAGCTGGTGAAGGAAACCACGAAACGAGGGAAAAAGTCGAAGAGCCTCACCCCGACGACATTCAGCCTGTTGCATGCCACGGACTTTGCCAGCCGCCTGTATCATCAGATTCTCCCTCCCTTGAAGGCCGGCATGATCGTCCTCGCCGATCGCTACATCTACACGGCATTTGCGCGCGATGTCGTGCGCGGCGTGGCGAACGAATGGGTTCGCAAACTCTACGCGTTCGCGATCCGGCCCGATATGGCATTTTATTTCAGCGTCCCCATTGAAGTCGCCATCTCCAGACTTCTGCGAGGCACGCGCGGCCAATTCAAGTACTATGAAGCCGGCATGGACATGGACCTGAGCCCCGACGTCACCGAAAGTTTCCGACTCTTTCAATCGCAAATCCTCGCGGAGTACGGCAAGATCGTCGACGAATATGGTCTCTTGACGATGGACGCGACGTTGGAGATCGAGACGCAGCAAGAGCAAATGCGGGCGCTCGTGGAAGAAGCGCTCCGTGGCTATAAACCAAGACGAGGCACCTATGGCCGACGCACGCTTTTTTGGAGACGGTTTGAAGTACCTCGATCCGAGTGA
- a CDS encoding Ppx/GppA phosphatase family protein, with the protein MSKLAVIDIGTNSIHMVLAEILPDASFKILDRFKDMTRLGNGVFATKRLSDEAMSRALDVLKTLVTLARNKGFERIVAVATSAVREAQNGGDFVSVLMEQTGLMVKVISGTEEARLIFLGVKHSIALPDGPTLVVDIGGGSVELVVGNRDGLIHGKSLKLGAIRLAEQCLFKTPPSESMMRALEQVVLAELRDALGCFKLKKFHSLVATSGMAGNVGEIIHLRHTGRPLPQLNLATVSLKDIRGLEAELARSSVKARLAIPGLDPKRIDTLLPATVVLRCLLELSGLHAITLCDKAIREGVIYDFIVRHREGLKAEQDIPDVRRRNVIGFARRCQAPEAHSLHVADLALSLFDQTKREHRLGHQERTWLEYAAILHDVGYLINPRQHHKHAYYLIKHSDLGGFTAEDIDVIATVTRYHRRAVPALKHEEFHRLTPRLQRVVKILASLLRIADGLDRTHFSLVPAVHVKLGKQITMEVRLTGDAEMELWAAKSRADLFEQIFRRRVQFSGVPLETK; encoded by the coding sequence GTGTCTAAACTCGCCGTCATCGACATCGGAACCAACTCGATTCATATGGTACTGGCTGAGATTCTCCCCGATGCCAGTTTCAAGATACTCGACCGTTTTAAGGACATGACGCGGCTGGGCAACGGCGTGTTCGCCACCAAACGGCTCTCGGACGAAGCCATGTCCCGAGCGCTGGACGTACTTAAAACGTTGGTCACGCTTGCCCGGAACAAAGGCTTCGAACGGATCGTGGCCGTCGCAACCAGCGCCGTGCGCGAAGCTCAGAACGGCGGCGATTTCGTCTCCGTGCTCATGGAGCAAACGGGACTGATGGTCAAGGTGATCAGTGGGACAGAAGAAGCCAGGCTGATTTTCCTCGGAGTCAAACACAGTATCGCCCTCCCGGACGGACCGACACTGGTCGTCGACATCGGTGGCGGATCCGTCGAATTGGTCGTGGGGAATCGAGACGGCCTGATCCACGGCAAGAGCCTCAAGCTGGGCGCGATCCGCTTAGCGGAACAATGCCTTTTCAAGACACCTCCGTCGGAATCGATGATGCGCGCCCTCGAGCAGGTCGTGCTCGCGGAACTCCGGGATGCGCTCGGATGCTTCAAGCTCAAGAAATTCCACTCCCTGGTCGCCACCTCCGGCATGGCGGGAAATGTCGGCGAGATCATCCATCTCCGTCATACCGGCCGACCGTTGCCTCAGCTGAATCTCGCGACCGTGTCATTAAAGGATATCCGTGGTCTCGAAGCGGAGTTGGCTCGATCATCGGTGAAGGCTCGTTTGGCCATACCCGGCCTGGACCCCAAGCGGATCGACACGCTCTTGCCGGCTACCGTGGTACTCCGGTGCCTCTTGGAGCTGTCGGGTCTTCACGCAATCACGCTGTGCGACAAGGCCATTCGCGAGGGTGTGATCTACGATTTTATCGTCCGGCACCGAGAAGGGCTGAAAGCCGAACAGGATATTCCCGACGTTCGTCGTCGCAATGTGATCGGCTTCGCTCGACGCTGCCAGGCGCCGGAGGCTCATTCCCTGCATGTGGCCGACTTGGCGCTGAGCCTATTCGATCAAACGAAGAGAGAACATCGTTTAGGCCACCAAGAACGCACCTGGCTGGAGTACGCGGCCATCTTGCATGATGTCGGGTACCTCATCAATCCGAGGCAGCATCACAAACATGCGTACTACCTGATCAAGCATAGCGACCTCGGGGGATTCACGGCGGAGGACATTGATGTGATCGCCACCGTCACCCGCTACCATCGACGGGCCGTGCCGGCGCTGAAACACGAAGAATTCCACCGTCTGACGCCGCGCCTGCAACGGGTGGTCAAGATCCTTGCCTCGTTGCTACGGATCGCCGACGGACTCGATCGAACGCATTTCTCCCTCGTTCCGGCCGTGCACGTCAAATTGGGGAAGCAGATCACGATGGAGGTTCGGCTGACCGGGGATGCGGAGATGGAGTTGTGGGCCGCGAAGAGCAGAGCCGACCTCTTCGAACAAATCTTCCGCCGACGGGTTCAGTTTTCCGGAGTGCCGCTGGAAACCAAATAG
- the arsC gene encoding arsenate reductase (glutaredoxin) (This arsenate reductase requires both glutathione and glutaredoxin to convert arsenate to arsenite, after which the efflux transporter formed by ArsA and ArsB can extrude the arsenite from the cell, providing resistance.) gives MADITIYHKPTCTTCRQAVQLLKDSGKPFRAINYYEQSFTKAQLRALLKKAGLSPKDVLRTKEDLYRELGLAKTQLSDDELLDLMVKHPDLIQRPIVEKGDQAVLARPADSIKKLL, from the coding sequence ATGGCAGATATCACGATTTATCACAAACCGACCTGCACGACGTGCCGACAAGCCGTCCAGCTGCTCAAGGACAGCGGCAAACCCTTCAGGGCCATCAATTACTATGAGCAATCATTTACCAAAGCGCAGTTAAGAGCCCTTTTGAAGAAAGCCGGCCTGTCTCCCAAAGACGTGCTCAGAACCAAGGAAGATCTGTACCGCGAGCTTGGCCTGGCGAAGACACAGCTCTCCGACGATGAGCTTCTCGACCTGATGGTGAAACACCCGGATCTGATTCAACGGCCGATCGTCGAGAAAGGCGACCAGGCAGTGCTGGCGAGACCGGCGGACTCGATCAAGAAGCTCTTGTAG
- a CDS encoding aldo/keto reductase → MSSNSEKRTPNRLIHETSPYLLQHAYNPVDWYPWGPEALRHAAEKNRPILLSIGYSACHWCHVMERESFENEAIAELMNRWFVCVKVDREERPDLDEIYMAATVAMNHGQGGWPMTVFLTPAQEPFFAGTYFPPEDRWGRPGFGSVLQKIADYWDTRPSEVREQAKELTAQLQGVKQPPSPISISESVLEEAVAQFTEDFDETHGGFGTAPKFPPAMGLSFLLRSHRRSGHPHTLTMVTKTLDMMAAGGIYDHIGGGFSRYSTDARWLVPHFEKMLYDNALLARVYVEAYQVTKKPLYRQVATEVLDYVRREMTGPEGGFYSSTDADSEGVEGKFFVWTPAEIQNVLKNDEDARRFCALYDITESGNWEQTNIPNRLRPLDDVATQLNLTMEELMELASRAKPLLYEARRHRVAPGLDDKVITSWNGMMLSAMAEAARVFGQAAYLESAQRTADFLLRRHTKSDGRLLRTSRGDRAHLDAYLEDYAYLTEGLLDLYEAGAAESYLHAAARLAESLVSDFMDHELGGFFTTAAHHESLILRHREGTDGATPSANAVAASALARLSFHFDRDDWRRAAIAAIRAYGRQMIRYPRAFAKSLALVDFLIEGPVELALVGHGSRDDLRAIREAVAHCYLPNRIVAIGSPEHPSSLPLLKDRPAVSGKPTLYICRNYTCRQPITDPRAVREALQADQTAPRERGAEPKLLQGASLSGHATVQGTAAYASRAMARNGETGLAQGFTVLGATGLTTTRIGFGTYRVDMQNADHRNALKKALRESCNLVDTSTNYTDGDSERLVGSVLAELAASGEVRREEIIVVSKIGYLQGQNLKLAEAKEGSGRPYPELVKYGEGIWHCIHPEFLADQLTLSLDRLGLTTLDCCLLHNPEYFLSESKHRGTADLTASREEFYARVERAFLYFETQVAAGRLRFYGVSSNTVTAAAGDPDATSLSRLVQAAEAAARSAGASVHHFRVLQCPMNLIEAGAAGTANTGRPQLQTVLDYARQNNIAVLVNRPLNAMVTPNRMLRLADLPLEDPPIDIDHQLSAVGALEQEYRDSIAPNIPPSGTGTAPAEYFMWSAELRRIHPQIQGLEHWEQIEHHMIAPQINQVLQLLSRRLSGEGAEQWERWRQRYIPELLTLLRAFRREATLRSHAQTGRIVRTIDPLLPASHRAASLSQKILWLLTSTPGVTCVLNGMRTPKYVADSLAVLRWEPISDTQPIYGAALTLPW, encoded by the coding sequence ATGTCTTCCAATTCCGAGAAACGAACTCCCAATCGACTCATTCACGAAACCAGTCCTTATCTACTCCAACATGCCTATAACCCCGTGGATTGGTACCCGTGGGGGCCGGAAGCCCTCCGGCATGCCGCGGAAAAGAATCGTCCTATTTTGCTCTCGATCGGCTATTCCGCCTGCCACTGGTGCCATGTCATGGAACGGGAATCGTTCGAGAACGAGGCGATCGCGGAACTCATGAATCGATGGTTTGTCTGCGTCAAGGTCGACCGGGAAGAACGGCCCGATCTCGATGAGATCTATATGGCCGCCACGGTCGCGATGAATCATGGTCAAGGCGGATGGCCGATGACGGTGTTCCTGACGCCCGCGCAAGAGCCATTTTTCGCGGGCACGTATTTTCCTCCTGAAGACCGGTGGGGGCGCCCCGGCTTCGGCTCCGTCTTGCAGAAGATTGCCGACTATTGGGACACGCGTCCATCGGAAGTCCGGGAGCAGGCCAAGGAACTGACGGCCCAGTTGCAAGGCGTCAAACAGCCTCCCTCCCCCATTTCCATCAGCGAATCGGTGCTTGAAGAAGCGGTCGCCCAATTCACGGAGGACTTCGACGAAACCCACGGGGGGTTCGGCACGGCGCCTAAGTTTCCTCCGGCGATGGGATTGTCCTTCTTACTCCGAAGTCACCGACGCTCTGGACATCCCCACACGCTCACGATGGTGACCAAGACCCTCGACATGATGGCTGCCGGTGGAATCTACGACCACATCGGAGGCGGGTTTTCCCGCTATTCAACCGACGCGCGGTGGCTGGTGCCGCATTTTGAAAAAATGCTCTATGACAACGCGCTCCTGGCCCGCGTGTATGTCGAGGCCTATCAGGTCACCAAGAAGCCGCTCTATCGACAGGTGGCCACCGAGGTCCTCGACTATGTGCGCCGAGAAATGACCGGACCGGAAGGCGGCTTCTATTCGTCGACGGACGCCGACTCCGAAGGTGTCGAAGGAAAATTCTTTGTTTGGACCCCTGCAGAAATACAAAACGTCCTCAAGAACGACGAGGACGCACGGCGGTTTTGCGCGCTCTACGACATCACGGAGTCAGGCAATTGGGAACAGACGAACATCCCCAATCGACTGCGGCCTCTCGACGACGTGGCCACACAACTGAATCTGACGATGGAGGAGTTGATGGAGCTCGCGTCCCGCGCGAAGCCCCTGTTGTACGAAGCGCGCCGACATCGCGTCGCCCCCGGACTGGATGACAAGGTGATCACCTCGTGGAACGGCATGATGCTGTCGGCCATGGCCGAGGCGGCCCGAGTCTTCGGACAAGCAGCCTATCTCGAGAGCGCACAACGAACGGCCGACTTTCTGCTCCGCCGTCATACCAAATCGGACGGCCGTCTCCTGCGCACCTCGCGGGGCGATCGCGCCCATCTCGACGCCTACTTAGAAGACTACGCGTATCTCACAGAGGGATTGCTGGACCTCTATGAAGCCGGCGCCGCCGAATCCTACCTCCACGCGGCCGCGCGACTGGCGGAGTCTCTGGTGAGTGACTTTATGGACCACGAGCTGGGTGGATTTTTCACAACGGCGGCGCACCATGAATCCCTGATTCTCCGGCACCGGGAAGGCACGGATGGAGCCACGCCCAGCGCCAATGCCGTCGCCGCGTCCGCGCTCGCCCGACTGTCATTTCACTTTGATCGTGACGACTGGCGCCGCGCCGCAATCGCAGCCATACGCGCTTACGGCCGGCAAATGATCCGTTACCCGCGCGCCTTCGCCAAAAGTCTGGCCTTGGTGGATTTTCTGATCGAAGGACCAGTGGAACTGGCCCTCGTGGGTCATGGGTCGCGCGATGACCTTCGCGCCATCCGTGAGGCGGTCGCGCACTGCTACCTTCCCAACCGTATCGTCGCAATAGGCTCTCCGGAACACCCCTCTTCGCTTCCGCTCTTGAAAGACCGTCCGGCTGTTTCCGGCAAACCGACACTGTACATCTGTCGGAATTATACCTGCCGCCAACCGATCACCGACCCTCGTGCGGTAAGAGAAGCGTTGCAAGCTGATCAGACGGCGCCGAGGGAGCGCGGAGCTGAGCCAAAGCTGTTGCAAGGAGCTAGCCTTTCAGGACATGCCACAGTCCAGGGTACAGCGGCCTATGCATCTCGAGCGATGGCACGGAACGGCGAGACAGGCCTGGCACAGGGTTTTACGGTGCTCGGCGCGACAGGCTTGACCACGACACGGATCGGGTTCGGAACATACCGCGTCGATATGCAGAATGCCGACCACCGCAACGCGCTGAAAAAGGCGTTGCGAGAGTCTTGCAATCTCGTCGACACCTCGACGAATTACACAGACGGCGACAGCGAACGGTTGGTCGGCTCCGTACTGGCCGAGCTGGCAGCCTCGGGTGAGGTTCGTCGCGAAGAAATCATCGTGGTCTCCAAAATCGGATATCTCCAGGGGCAGAATCTCAAACTTGCCGAAGCCAAGGAGGGATCCGGCCGCCCCTACCCCGAACTGGTGAAGTACGGAGAGGGTATTTGGCATTGCATTCATCCTGAGTTTTTGGCGGACCAGCTGACGCTGTCCCTCGATCGTCTGGGACTGACGACACTCGATTGCTGCCTGCTGCATAATCCTGAATATTTTTTGTCGGAATCGAAGCATCGTGGCACGGCTGATCTCACCGCATCGCGCGAGGAATTCTATGCGCGCGTGGAACGGGCCTTTCTCTATTTTGAAACGCAGGTTGCAGCCGGACGACTCCGGTTCTACGGCGTGTCGTCCAACACCGTCACCGCTGCGGCCGGCGATCCGGACGCGACGTCGCTCTCGCGTCTGGTGCAAGCAGCTGAAGCCGCGGCCCGATCCGCTGGTGCGTCCGTCCATCATTTTCGAGTGCTTCAATGTCCGATGAATCTCATCGAGGCCGGAGCCGCCGGAACCGCCAATACCGGCCGGCCTCAGCTCCAGACCGTGCTCGACTATGCGCGCCAAAACAATATCGCGGTGCTCGTGAATCGGCCTTTGAATGCCATGGTGACTCCAAACAGGATGTTGCGGCTGGCGGATCTCCCTCTCGAGGATCCGCCCATCGATATCGATCACCAGCTGAGCGCCGTGGGCGCGCTCGAACAGGAATACCGGGATTCCATCGCGCCGAATATCCCACCATCCGGAACCGGGACGGCGCCGGCCGAATACTTCATGTGGTCCGCCGAGCTGCGCCGCATTCATCCGCAGATTCAGGGTCTTGAACATTGGGAACAGATTGAGCACCATATGATCGCTCCACAGATCAACCAAGTCTTGCAGCTGCTCTCGCGCCGGCTTTCCGGAGAGGGAGCCGAGCAATGGGAACGCTGGCGTCAGCGCTATATTCCAGAGCTCCTGACGTTGTTGCGCGCATTCCGGCGCGAAGCCACCCTGCGGAGCCACGCGCAGACAGGACGAATCGTGCGAACGATCGACCCTCTGTTGCCGGCTTCGCACCGCGCCGCATCACTCTCTCAAAAAATATTGTGGCTCCTCACGAGCACGCCTGGAGTCACCTGCGTGTTGAACGGCATGCGGACGCCGAAGTATGTTGCGGATTCGTTGGCGGTCTTGAGATGGGAACCGATCAGCGATACCCAGCCGATCTATGGAGCGGCACTGACGCTTCCTTGGTAA
- a CDS encoding OmpA family protein, which translates to MTQVRGILASSTFVLAILLFQGCAAKWWWGSESGQEGPAQVELIKEPVIKEIPPDDRQLTDSRTNPAMQSELFSRNATGQARETFGDILFDFDQDILRIEAMRAVEFNAKELRHERVTHLVLEGRGDEFGTSAYNLVIGERRARNVQSYLRELGLSVDVRTISYGKDRPLCVEHSDECRRRNRSVHFVVD; encoded by the coding sequence ATGACACAGGTTCGCGGCATCCTTGCGTCAAGCACGTTCGTCCTGGCCATACTCCTTTTCCAGGGTTGCGCGGCAAAATGGTGGTGGGGATCGGAATCGGGGCAAGAGGGGCCGGCGCAAGTGGAGCTGATCAAAGAACCCGTGATCAAAGAGATTCCTCCCGACGACAGACAACTGACCGACTCGCGAACAAACCCGGCCATGCAGTCAGAGCTCTTCTCTCGAAACGCGACCGGCCAGGCCCGTGAGACGTTCGGTGACATCCTCTTCGATTTCGATCAAGACATCCTCCGGATAGAGGCCATGCGCGCCGTTGAGTTCAATGCGAAGGAGCTCCGGCATGAACGAGTGACGCATCTCGTGCTGGAAGGGCGCGGCGATGAATTCGGCACATCGGCGTACAATCTCGTGATCGGCGAACGCCGAGCGCGGAACGTACAATCCTACCTGCGTGAATTGGGGCTCTCCGTCGATGTCCGGACCATCAGTTATGGGAAAGATCGCCCGCTGTGTGTTGAGCATTCCGACGAGTGCAGGCGGAGAAATCGGAGCGTCCATTTCGTCGTCGACTGA